CTATACCTGTTAAATGTGGTCACTCAGCCATCAAACTCAGTAGCACATTCCATTCCCTGGTCCTAGGCGAGGCAGGGGTTTTCCAGAGCACGCCTTGGTGCTGCGTCAGAGAGGATTTAGCCCTGTGCATTTCATCTCTGATGCATGATGATTTTATTTAGAACACACTTTAGTTCTTCagcctccaggctgcagaggcaAGGTGCCAGCCTTCAGCAAGAGGGGGAAGGACCATAAATAGAGCAGGCTAGGCTGCCACAGGCAGCTTTTGGGCTGCTTAAGTTTCTTGTTTAgcctgggagaagcagcaatCCAATCTGCTGAGGAGATACAGCATAGTACAAGCACTAGCAACAGCTCTTCTCTCCAGCCAGTAACTACCTTTCATTTTCTAGGTACACAGATATAGTCACTTACCTTTTTTCCTGAACAAGGACATCACTACCATTCATCTGTGCTTCCCTCCATCTCTCTTAGCTTTTTGCAAACTCTTGCCATGCAAACTCTcatgtattttcatgaaaacagcTACTCATGAGGTAAATACATTACTTGATTTTCAAAACAACACATAAAATTAATCTCAAAATGAAGTACGCAGAGGTAACACACATTTCACTTTTGGAGGCCCATGGAGCTTTAAGAAGTGTTATTAGTTCTTTCTCTAATTTGTATCACCATCATGTAGGCTCACTAGGCGCTTTCCCTGGAGTTGTTTGTATAAGGAAGGGACATTTTTGCTGCAGTCCAAGTACGTAATGAAAATACCACCAAGAGCCCAGTCACGCACTCCAAGAACTTTGTTTTCCCTCGCTGGAACCTATACTgacagctttttcttcccttattcTGTGCTTGACTCAGAGTTACTATTAAAGAGGGAAGCCATATTTCCACAAATTTCTCTGCCTAGCATACCTTCCAGTgagtatattttatttacagcaCAAAGCTAAAGGAGGCCATCTTTGAACAGTGGCTTTTAGACTGAAAACACTTGAATTGATTCTTTGAACTCCACACCCCCAGCTTTTCAAAGCAAGCTGCAGCCAAGATTGCAGAGCAATAGATCCCCCTATTCCATCCTGCTGGGATGCACCCTAAGgggaacatttaaaataatttcacaatATACTCTCAGCATTACACTATGCACACAAGCAGATGGGATTACTTGTgtcaaaaaaatatatatatacactgaaTATTACACTTGAAAGCAAACCATCAAGTCTTAAGGAAGACAGCTGGATCTCATAAGTCTTTGCCTTCCACCAAATATATGGCTTATATCCCTGGAAAGAGCACTTTCAGACCTATGTACATCCAGCATGCTACACAACCTGCCATTTGCATGCCAAGCCAAAGTGAAACCTGCCTGTACACCTGCACCAAAGTCAGACAGACAGACCTCATTAGCCCTTGCTCAAGGATGTTGAAATTCTGGGCTCAGCCTTAGCAGCTTTGGTACCGGCCCACAGCACTGGGAACCTACCTCACCAGGGCATCCCCATGGTTCTGGCCATGCTGGGGCATCTTCCCAGCGCCAAGCCGCTGAGCAAGATGCCTCCTTCAGAAGGGGATGGATTCCCACTGGTCAAACAAGGGCAGCTTTTCTTGAAGTAAGCTTTTGTTACAGTTTCAGGTATCTCCCAGTTTGTTACTACTGTGTTTTCATCCCTGCCATTGCTAAACCTGAGATAAAAGAGGCTAAAACTGAGGGCAGGCTAGAGCTGAGTATTAGTAACCTACTAAAACCACAGACTTTCACAGACACAATGGGGTAATAGTCTATTGCAATTTTCCTGCTGGCCCCCCTCTGCTACACAGGCATTAATGATTTCTCTGTTCCACAAGGTTTAATAGCCTGTGAGCCTCTTCTACCCACAGGTGCCTGATCAATTTTTCCTCAGCTGGTTTAATGAATTAAGATACCCAGGAGTTAATAGGGACAAATTTATCCCACTTGTATTTAGCTGGAATCTTAGATATCTGAGAGAAAAAGTCTGAAGTCTCTCAGTCTAGAGCTTGTCACCTCGTGCTCTCCAAAACAGAGCTGATTGACAATACACAGGCAAATTTGCATTCCATTTCCCTTTTAAGTTTGTGATTTAGCTATCCCAATATAGTTTTTCTGACACAAGATGTTATTTGGAGGGGCAATGTTTCTAGATTTTGGGAAGCTGGTGAGACACTGTAATTTCTTATTATAAATAACTGTAACACAGTAGTAGCATAGAAGTATAGCAAGATCCAGTTTGGATGTCTCAGCACATTCAGACCTTTTAGACCTAACCCCGTAGCATGTGACCTGCTGCAGTAGAGAACTCATTGGTCCCCAGCAAACTGAAGACAGCTTTGGTAAAGGTTCTAGAGCTATGCCCCAGCAGCCTGAGGACATCCCAtagtgccatgtctacatgtttGCGATCTCTCACTACCTGATCCCAGCCTTAGTGTCACCCTTCTACTACAGCTCCTCACTTCTCCAACAGTCACCCCTTCTACTTTCAGTAGTCCCTGGCTTCCACACTGCTTCCCCTACTTGCCACTTTTCCTACCTTAACCTTCAGTATTTGGctgtttcctcttcctcctgcatcTTGCTTGGACGCCAGTTGGTGGCAGGACCAGTACAGACATAATACCCCAgcgcctgcctgcctgcctctctgtctctctccagaGCAGCCTCTAGTTTTCAGGAGCAGTCCCTGGAAGGCCAGGCTTGATACAGTGCAGGTGATGCACCTGAGTTTGTCAGATACCAATTCCTCATTCTGAAGCCTGAGAAAACAGATCTTTGCAAATGGCCACACAATGGCTTTTTTTGTAGTTAACCTGGACAAAGCCAACATTTTCCCATGACAATCTGGTTTCAGAATTAGTTGAATGCTTTTAGCTGAAATTTGCATATGCACATACAAGTCAGCTGAAAGTGAATACCAAAGAAATGACAAATGAAATCACTAGAGCTTACTGAAATTAAGAAAGCCCCCACCGTACATCCACAGAGGACAGTAACTGGATGTGCCTGCTAAAAACTGGCAGCAGCACACACTGGTAAAATCACAAAAGAAACGCACTGGAGATAAGGGGAATTACAAAGAGAAGTTCAGGTGAAACTACAGTAACAAAGCTACTCTGTCACATCAGGTTTTGAAGAAATActtaatctgttaaaaaaagtaCTTTGGCTACCTTATAAAGTTTTTCACAATGGAGGTAAGTTTTAGTAACTTTTGCTGCAAAATGAGTAAGTTTTATCTAAGTACTGCACACTGTTCTTGTAAACCTATGCAAGTACATTCCTTCTCTAAATCTCTGGATGTTTGAATAACATACTTTGTTCATATTAAGACAACACTCCATATAATTTTATTTGGAGAATACCAGATTACAAACAGATATAAAACGAACAGAACATAAAAAGTTGttacaaaaccaaactaaaataATAAACCAGTGCATTTTACTCAATAGTTTAATTTCAATATGATCTTCAATAAAAAGCTTACTCCATTAAACCTGAATATTTCAGTATTCATTATAGTTTCTATAGCGTATGAACGAATCACATTAACAAACATTCTGATTAATCTAACCAATAACACAAAGAGTTTCTGTGAGGGAGTACATAGCAGTTTCCATTGCATGAATGCATATGGACAatactatatataaaaaagccaaaccattTAACAAGTGTGAACAGATATGCACTGCAATTAAACTGAACACAAACAATTTAAAGCAACTTCTGAAATTACAGGTTGCGTTAGCACAAaggcacattttattttaaatgtaaattcaCATTTCTAGAAGGTAAAAGTTTTGTGCCCAGGCAACTTCCAACTCATTGCAGCACAGTCCAACAAGTCCAACTGCATGTATCTGAACTTTCAATAGAAAGATCTGGTTTCTATTTCTTTAATCCAGTTTTAATAagggagaaattaaattagaaacagGAGGACTCTCCCTTCCATATTTACAGACTGCAAACTATATTGCTTTCTCGTCAGAAATTCTAGTTTTCCTGTCAAACTTTGTTAAGCTTGGTAACTATCAGTACCCTCACAGTTTGGTCAAAGGCACCACAAACACACAGTCCCTTTTTGTCAGGGCTCCAGTCTAGGCTAGAAATTGGCTGTGTTGACAGAGTCACATTCTGCAGGAGGCTGACTGAGCCTGCCACCCCCATCTCAGCTCCTTCAGAATCCTTCTTCGAGCGCTGAGCTGGGTACTCACTggcaagaagaaaagtaaaacatgCACTTATAATTTTACTAATAAAAACACattatcctttttattttaaaaagaacacagGAGAAAGGTTTCCTCTGTTCTCAAGATAAGGCAAATAAATGTCTTAAAAATCATGAATAATCATATCCAGCTATATCCATACTGCATACTtagtaaatatttcatgaaagaaaaagtaaggcAGGAAGTTTTGAATCCTGACACCTCTCTCCTATTCCCCttcattttttaactgtttggCTTTTGCCACAGGCAAGCAAATTTCATCTCAGCTATCCCTCTGAAATTTAATGCACCTACTTCACTGCATTTAGgatgattaaattattttgccatTTAATGTAAGAAGATGTAAATTTAAGAATGATTAAAAATCTAGGCTTTCAATATTCTTCTCAGACACAACTGCTACCATATGAGAATTTTAAGAAATCAGTTTTCTCCCATTTATCACCTTGTTAACTGAGGATATAATTAGATGTTGATTATGTTAAGAAAAGCGACAAAGGCAAAATTCACCTGTGCTGTTGTCACATTCTTTTAGGGATTAATTCAGTGTTAGTACTTGATCTGGAATCCTGAAATCACCCTTTCTACTGCATTTGTAAGCAGTAATTTTAACTAGATATTCTGAGGTTGGAAGCAGGACCCCCACTCATCATTTTCAGGAAGATTCTTTCTTAAAACATTGAATGGTTGGTTTCTTATTCCCCCTGTTGCAGGCTGGAGAGTGATCACTTACTATTTCCAGAGAtgaaggctcccagctcctccactCGTCATAAATACATCTCTGTTCTGTGGTAGGTGCCGAACCTGCCATATGGTAGATTTTTGCGcctaataaaaaaaccccagcattgTACTGAAGTCAGTTACAGACGGGCTTCACAAGAAAGGACGCAGAATCTTAAAACAGCAATCACTTGTATGAAGAGAACCCTGCCTTCTCGTGGTGCATATTGGGACGTCTGTTCTGAGGTACCTTCCCTTCCTCTGGCCTTGTGACCTGCTGCCACAGGAGTGGCCAGATCTCACACTGTTCTTCCGCAGGGATACGGCAGCACCCTGCCAAAGCTACCACTCAGTAGTACTTCAGCTTCTTCAGGACTGGCCATATGAGCAGGGTTCAAGAGAAGCAGAGCGGCTGCATAAGCACATCTTTTGGGGCTGCTCTAGAACTACAAGATTCCCAGGCTGTTAGGTGACACAGTCACCCACGACAAGGTTAATTTCCCTGTCTGACATCTCTTAAAATCATTACTGGAAGGGAATATACTACAAACACTGTGCAAACACAACTAACAATCTGCAAATGTAAATCTCAGCCAGGGCACAGCAAGATCACAGAACAACAGAAATCACTTAcgggaaaaaccccaacacacatACTCTGACTTAATGCCTGTCTGTAAATGTCcaagaaattccattttcacattttgatTATTACAAACACTAATTCAGTAAATACTTTTGTGTTAACTAACCAAAGTCCTTCCAACATCTTATCTGCTTTGAATGGTGgtatggaaaaatattaatttaaaagatattaGGTTGAAACAGCTTTTTCGAATTTAGGTTGTCCTGGAGAACTTCACCACAAAAGTTCCTTTTCTCTAATTATCAGATTTTGATCACTAAAatataataacaacaacaacaataataataatgctttaTAAAGAACTTAGATTAATCAATGCAGTGGTCACacattgaagaaaaaatgttgtagGAGTTCTCCGTATTTAACGGCCTCCAGGCCACTAAGTCTCTCCTATATATCCTTTCACTCACTCTCAGTATCCCAATCCAGAAATGTTTGGTTCTGAAGTAATGATTTCATATGAGGTCTGGTGACTGCAGGATGAAAAGTATTTGCAGAGGGCTCACTTTGTTTTGGGATATATTTAAGATTCGAATGTGTGTACTCATCACAATTTAATACAGCCTCCAATAAACATGACTCCCAGACTAGGGGCACGGCTAAGCGCGCAGAGGTGCAACAGGACCCAAAGAAGCTGAAATACCAGGTTATAAAAGGGATGAAACCCGGGTGAGCACTGGCAGCAGGACACACAGGAGCCCTTTCACTGCCTGCAACTGGGGCCACACACTACCACACAGCTTGTGCCCCAGTCACCTGGGCATCGATTACCTATCAAATACAATAGTTTTAGACCTGCAGTACATTGACAGCATATATTCAAATAGTTCATGTCTTAGTAAGAAATTCTCTGTCTCCCCGTACCTTCTCTGAAACGGAAGCAAAACCTTTGGTTGGATGCTGAGTTCTCATATCGAAAACATGAAATTTTCCCTCAAGCGATGTGGCCACTAGCTTGTTCATATTTACATCTTTTCTGTCAAACTCCACACTGCAAACctggaaatattaaaacaaatacattcagCCCTGACATTTAGCAGCTCCTAAAAAAATGGGGAGGTTGTGATTTGtaaatacatattcatcgttgGTTATTTTTTACAATGACATCACCACCAACTTGGAAATAACAAGATAAGCTGAGAACAAATCCACTGTGATAGTTTCCTGGTAAAATACCTCATGCTATCCAGACCAAGAACTTGAGGGGTACAATTTGCTGAACTTCAAGAAAATTATTCCTTGGTACAATCTCAGCAGAAATGTCTTCTGCGTAGATTTCAGTTAGACAGAGgccatttaatttttccatcctgcaaagcagctggaatgaaaaacacttttatGGTTTCCTTACCCCATTCTTAATGTTGGTCTCCCATCGTAGTGACATGGTTTTTAAGTCAAACAATTTAATGTCCCCATTGTCATATCCAGCACATACAACACGTTCCTCTTGATTGTAAGCATTGCCTGGACACAGAGGAAGAATTAGTCAGAATACCATAACCCTCTTTAGTCTGTAAATTTCAGACCTCCTAAGCCTGCAATTTCAACTTACATTTATGCCAGAAATAGATTACTATTGGTATATTAAGATTTAATGAACAGGCTGGTTTTCAAACCCGAAAGGTACTGAAAATACAGCTTCAAAACTGGTATtctgtttctgttaaaaatatgaacaaaatttCTCTCCTGCCAGAGTCTGCGTGGTTTAGGCAGTACAAGTACTACGCACTGTTCTCGTAAACCTATACAAGTAGATTCCTTCTCTAAATCTTCATCTGCTATAAATCATGCTCCCCAGACAACACCATGGCACCGGGGCAGAAAGTGGTTCAGCAGTTCCTTAACCAGCCTCTCAAGCATGAAACGTTAGTTGGACAAGACGACTTTTCTGCAGATGCACTCGTAGGGAGGCCCTGGGCATTACCATGGCCATCACCAGGCAGATGCAGAAGCCTGCCTCCAAAAACTCTCAGCTGACAGGATCAAGGAAGCACATCAGTGTCTGAAAGAAGTTAGCCCAGGGCACAGAGTTCAAGATGAACCTGGCCTTGGCTCAAGCTTCAGtaactcaaaagaaaattaaagaaaatatgagGCCACTTTCTTCTCCATTCATCAAAGCAGAAGACGAAGATATCAGTAGCAATAAGCATTACAGTTGCACCTACTTGCCAGGAAATGTCCTCTCATTACCATCAATTTTGTTATTATAATCTATGCACTTATTAGCAGTTTGTAAAACTCACTCCCTGACTCTGGAGGCAAAAAATGGAGCTGATCCAGAAATACCAGCTTGTCTAGAACACAAGCAGCTTGTTctctccaaaggaaaaatgcagagCACACATGAAGCATCTCTGTTGTCTTTAATTAGCTCTTAGCTTCAAGGATCTTCTCTTAAATTAATGCCTTAAGGCTTGATAGCTGCAACGCAGCTGGATATACTATTTTTACATTCCTAGCTGTAGAAATAAAGCTTGCGTAGCTTATCTGTGAAATGATTGACCAAAGGTGATAAGAGAACAAGTCCAAAACCCAGTCATCACAGAACTggcttcttttgaaaaacacattaaaaacacaTAAATTTGACAACGTTAAGAAGCAAAACCTGCTACTGATTGGTCGTACAAAATAAACTATTCCATAACATCCTGAAATACCTTGATAATCGTCAAAGCAGTCATATTAGAGGGAGGAATGGTTATAATCTGATAAGTTACCAAATGCTACTGTCCAGCAGTCTCTTTTGCTCTCCCCCTGTACAGGTTCCATGTTAGCAACTGGAGTATCTTTCTGTCTTGGGTCCCATACCTTCACAGTTCCTGTGAAAGAAGGACAACGGATTTTGTATTATGGAGACGCTGTCACGTTGCATTCATATTCCCAGGGAAggcctttgcttttcagcctGATCATTCAAAACACAGGAGCACCTCTTTCAATTCCAGAAAACCAGACTGTGTTTAgcagatagaaaaaaataaaacagaaataaagcaaaagtatttgttaaggatgttttctttagctgatattttgcatttattctgctttgtatttcttctgtcaCATGCTCAGTGAACAACAGTATCTTTTGCTCATCTACAGCTTCTAAAAGAATTAGAGAAAATTTGTCCCAAGCAAGATTCAAAAGACAGCGTATGAAGAACTAGTTGCAACAGATTTGTAACTAGTTCAGATGGCAGACTGCAACCTGCCATCAAAGCTTGCAGACTACTTTCTCAGaataactgaaaatactttcagagTTCACTAACTCACCATCTCGACTGCCAGTCACAATTTCTGGTGCACCTTCCCCAATTCCTAAGCCACCTACACCATCTATACTGTTTATGATTTCCTTATGACCTTTCACAGAATACACTGGTATTTCAGGAGCTTCTAAATTCctaggcaagaaagaaaagaacagataaCATGGCATTTTCCTTGACACTCAGGATTCATATAAAAATGAGAGGAAGCTTGAGCACAAATTATCTAAGCTCAGATTAACAGTGGGAACAAAATATGGATATCACCATTAAGAACCACGAGTCTTTGATTCTTTCTTGGCTATTGCTTTAGGCTGGTCTGAAAGTTTTTGCTCTGTTCTGGACTTCCCTGTTCGTAAAGGCAGTTGTGGGATTCACCACAGCAACCCTTAAGAACCAGTTTTTATCTTGGGCTCAAAATGAACACGCTATGGATCAGAATGCTCCAATTTGCTCTACTTTCAGTAAGTATATACGACCACCTTTTTCATCCATCCCCAGCTAGCTCTGACTACTGCTTGAAGTTTTGTATCCCCTTTCAACTAGGGACTCATCCCTGTCATTCTTGGTAGTCCAACAAAATAGAATGAATAGTTCCTTGGGAAggataacaacaataacaataataataataatgttttttaCAATCTTTTGATCCTATAACCTTATTTGATAATAAATTTACCTACACAAATTAATTACATGAATTATTTAGGGacctaaaaaaccccccacatttGAAActtcaagattaaaaatatgtatttaatctAGACATCAAATTTAGGTTGAACACCACCTCTTATTTATAAGatggttatttatttatataacggttggacttgatgatgttaaaggtcttttccaatctaaacgattctatgattctatttgtACTTGTGCATCTGTTCAAAAGCCTCTTTTCAGAAGAGGACATAGAAAAAGTTTAACGGGTTTTTGTAGCTGCACACAGAAGATGCAAGTGAAACAGCACTGAATTAAACAGTTATGCAGAATTCACGTCGTTTTTACAAAACGGACATGTCCCCGTGGAGTAGCCAGCAAAGCTTATGATTGGGTCCCAATCACAGAGAGAATTTTATACAAAAGCCATACAGAAacatacagacacacaaaacATCAAATGAAAAAGCTTCGAAAGAATATCCGTGCTTACCATATGTTAAGGTTACCACCGAAATCTCCTGTAGCTAAGTATCTTTGCTGCAGAGATGTAGCACCAAAAGTTCCACATTTTATAGGTTTAGCCTTTTCAATCTTTTAAAAGAGGATACATTCTGTGTCAGCACATGGAGAAAAGCAACACAACCACATGCTGCAATAGCAGTTTCTTGAGAGTCCAAGGAGTGGCAGATTTCAGTGAAACGTACAGAGGATATTTGGGGTAAAATACAATCAAGGTGCTATCAAAGGCAAATTACactttgtgtttatttctttgtgcACAGAAATGCTGAGACTTTAATGGTCTTAAACCTCGCACCTCAGAGAGGCTGCTGTCTCTACTGATTTGCAAATGTAAGGCAGAGAGAAtcccagctcttcccagagCCGTGCCGGTACGCCGGGAAAAGGACAACGAAGCCGTTCCTGCTGTTAATCCGCAGCAAGTGTCACGTACGCGCTTTCAGTGCCCGTCCCTACGGAACTGCGTTAGCTGAGAAAGTTTATTCGCCTGTGGCCCTGGGGGTCTTTATACAACTGAGGCGCTGTTACCTCTGAAAATCTGCAAATCCTCAAAGGTCTgttggagtttaaaaaaaaaaaaaaaaaagaaaaccaaccccaaaacctaaGCACAGCCAGAGTCCAGAGTCTCCGGCGTTCCCCGTAACGCAAACCATGACAACAAACCAACGCACGCATGCCAGGCTCGCGTGAGTAAACGGAGCGACACAAGTTGCGGGATTAGCAAATTTAAGACGCAAACCATGCACAATACCGtcactttcttctcattttttcccGCTAGCGAGTCCCGCTGACTTCGGACAAGCGCCCGGGTCTCCCTTCCCGAGCGGGATGAGGGCCGGCGTTGCCTTGggctgccgccccccccgccgcggcaGTGCCTAGCAGCCCTCGTCCCCGGGGAGGGGATCGATAACGCCCAGGCCGAGgcgcctcccgccgccccggggctccccgcgTTACCACAGCACGcctgccgcccgccccggcgctCACCTCCCGCAGCAGCGCCAGGCGCCCGCCCTGCAGCTCGTAGAGCTGGAGGATGCCGGTGCCGCGCGCGGCGCTGCCCAGGCAGAGGAGGCGCGCGCTGCGGGGCACCCACTTGCAGTCGAACAGGGTGTAGTTCAGCGCCTGCTGCACGTGCGCCACCAGCTGCGGCCGCTCCAGCCCCGCCGACGACatcccgccgccgccaccgccctccCAGGGAGGGTTTGCCCCGTTGCCTGACGGCCCCGCTCCGGCACCGCCGGAagcgggcgggcggggcggaAGTGGCCGTTGGGCCCCTTCCGGCGGCTGCTGAGGAGGCACGTGGGCTCGCGCGGTAGGAGCGGGGTGATAGTTGGAGCGCGAGCCCCTCTGAGGGCTTCTCCAGCCGCCGCCATGGAGGCCGAGACGGCGGCAGACGAGGGCGGCTTCACCAGTGTCTTGTCCAAGCGGGGCCGGCGGAAGCGGCGGGCGGCCGCGGgcggggaggagcagcagccgcCGGCGGGGGCTGCCATGGACACGTCGGAGCCGCGGCCCAGCAAGAGGCCGGCCTTCCCGCCGGTGGCCGCTGAGGCGCTCGGGGTACGCTGGGCGGGAAGATACCGACCTGgccccggggccgggagggCCCGGGCTGCCGCGGGAGGCTGAGCAGTCCTCTGgtcccgggaacggcgttcgGTTCTCGGCCTCCCCTTGGTTCaccaccttctcttctcctctagGTTGGCAAAGGCGAAATTAGGAAGGTCCCGGTGCCGGCCAACAGGTACACTCCGTTAAAGGAGAACTGGATGAAAATATTCACGCCTGTCGTGGAGCACTTGCAACTTCAGATCAGGTTTAACTTGAAAACAAGAAACGTTGAAATCAAGGTAAAGATTTCCCAGCTAATACCCCGAATGCAGTGCCTCTCCTCTAAGTGTGCTTGTTCCGTGTGTTAAAGACGAGGGAAGCGTTCTAAATCCTGGATCATGCTTGGAAAAATGGAAACTCTGTAGTTTCACCTAATCAGAAAACCCTCACCGAGGATCAGAATAAAATCTGTCGGTTA
The DNA window shown above is from Grus americana isolate bGruAme1 chromosome 3, bGruAme1.mat, whole genome shotgun sequence and carries:
- the DNAAF10 gene encoding dynein axonemal assembly factor 10; amino-acid sequence: MSSAGLERPQLVAHVQQALNYTLFDCKWVPRSARLLCLGSAARGTGILQLYELQGGRLALLREIEKAKPIKCGTFGATSLQQRYLATGDFGGNLNIWNLEAPEIPVYSVKGHKEIINSIDGVGGLGIGEGAPEIVTGSRDGTVKVWDPRQKDTPVANMEPVQGESKRDCWTVAFGNAYNQEERVVCAGYDNGDIKLFDLKTMSLRWETNIKNGVCSVEFDRKDVNMNKLVATSLEGKFHVFDMRTQHPTKGFASVSEKAQKSTIWQVRHLPQNRDVFMTSGGAGSLHLWKYEYPAQRSKKDSEGAEMGVAGSVSLLQNVTLSTQPISSLDWSPDKKGLCVCGAFDQTVRVLIVTKLNKV